Within Actinoplanes sp. L3-i22, the genomic segment CGCGGTGAGCCGCCAGATCGGGTACGGGCTGGTCTTCGGGTCGTCGACGGTGGCCGCCTGGTCCGGGATCTCGACCGAGTCCTGCTTGTCGCCGCTCGATCCCTTGCCGGGCAGCCCGGCGAAGACCTTGGAGAAGGCCAGCGACTCCTGGTCGACGCCGCTGCACGTGTTGGAGTGCACGACGACGTTGGCGAAGGTGCCCTGGCAGGGCGCGTCCCGGTTGATCGACCACATGGAGACCCGGCCGAGGCCCCGGTCGATCGCGAAGTTCGCCAGGCCCTGGGCGTCGTCGACGGTGAAGCGCTCGGCGTCGACGTCGTTCTGGCCGATCATCGGGGTGGCGCCGATCCGCGACCAGGCCTGCGGCGACGTCAGCTTCTGGCCGAGCTGCAGGTACAGGTCGGTGATCTGCTTGTGGGTGCCGTTCAGCGCGCTGGTGCTCAGCGCCAGCATGTCCGGGTGCTTGTCGCCGTTGTTGAAGTCCATCGTCATCACGTTGACGCCGCGCAGCGTGACACCGCCGTCGAGCATGCCGCGGACGACACCGACGCCGTCGGCGGTCAGCCCGTCCGGCGTGACCGGCAGGGTCAGCCACACGGCGAGCGGCTTGCCGGCGCCGGCCCGCTCCTTCTGGACCGCGGCGACGGCCTGCACGCGGCGCTGCAGGGAGGCCTGGTCGGCGGTCGCGGTGCCCTCGATGTCGAGGTCGAGGGTGTTCACGTCGTACCGCTTGATCAGCTCGCGGTACGCGTCGGTGAGCCGGGTCTGGTCGGTACAGGCCACCGCGAGCTCTTTGTTGTTGAGCCCGCCCAGGCTGAGCGTGATGTCGCCGCCGGCCTGCCGCAACTGGTCGATCCGGCGGTCGAGCTCGAGCGCCGAGGCCGCCTCGTCGAGCGTGTACGCGCCGCCCCAGCTCGGGGTGCAGGCGCTCTTCGGGTGGGCGACGACGAAGCCGAGCGCCACGGTGTTGGCCGGGTTCGCGGTCGGGTCCTGGAACTGGAACGTCGGCGTCAGCGTGACGTCCACGTAGGGCACCGCCCAGGACTTCGCGGTCGGGCCGGCGGTGTCCCGCAGGTGGATCACGCCCATCGTGCCGCCGGCGCCGATCAGGCCCAGCGCGAGGAACAGAACTCCCAGCCTCGTCCATGACAGCCGGCGGCGTGGCGGCGCCGGTTCCTGCCAGTCCGGGTCGGCGAGCGGATCGTAATCCGGCCGCGCGGCTACGGGGGTGGCACGGTCCGTCATGAAGGCCCTTTCGTGTTATCGAGTCGTCACACGCTGGCGCACCGGGCCGACTTTTGCGATCGGGCAAAGGGATGACGACCGGGGGGTCGCGGGCACAGTCGCTCCAATCCGGACAAACGAGCGCCAAATCGCGATCTTGCAACGACAATTCCGCCGGGTACTGCCTCGCGGTACCGACGCAAATCGCACCGAAAGGCCCAGACACGCATGCCACGCAAACCGGCGGACCAGCGCAAGCGCGACGCTCAGCGCCAATGGGGGGCCGACCGGAGGACGGATCCTCATCCGATCGTCCCGCCTCCGGTCTCCGAAGGCAGGATCACCCGGGGCCGACTCGCCATCGTGGTGACCATCACGGTCTGGGCCTGCTACCTCGCCTACACGATCTTCCAGCAGTTCATCGAGGGGCATGCCTACACTGCCCGGCTCGGTGCCGAGGCGATCGTGTACATGCTCGTCATCACCGGGCTGGCGGCGTCCGCGATCGCCTACCTGATCACCCGGATCGGCTACTTCTACCGCGGCCGTGGCCACCAGCGTGCGCCGCGGATCATGCTCGACGAGTTCATCGGCGGGAAGACCCCGAGTCTTACGGTTCTGGTCCCCTCGTATCAGGAGGACCTGCGGACCAACCGGAACACGCTGCTGTCGGCCGCCCTGCAGGAGTACCCCGGCCTGCGGGTGACGCTGCTGATCGACGACCCGCGGACGCCGAAGACCCGGGAGGCGCGGGACATGCTCCTCGCCGCCCGCGCGCTGCCCGGCGAGATCGAGGCTGAGCTGAAGGTCCCGTTCCACCGGGTCTCGAACGGCTTCGCGAGCTTCGACGAGCAGGTCCGCTTCCGCG encodes:
- a CDS encoding chitinase — translated: MTDRATPVAARPDYDPLADPDWQEPAPPRRRLSWTRLGVLFLALGLIGAGGTMGVIHLRDTAGPTAKSWAVPYVDVTLTPTFQFQDPTANPANTVALGFVVAHPKSACTPSWGGAYTLDEAASALELDRRIDQLRQAGGDITLSLGGLNNKELAVACTDQTRLTDAYRELIKRYDVNTLDLDIEGTATADQASLQRRVQAVAAVQKERAGAGKPLAVWLTLPVTPDGLTADGVGVVRGMLDGGVTLRGVNVMTMDFNNGDKHPDMLALSTSALNGTHKQITDLYLQLGQKLTSPQAWSRIGATPMIGQNDVDAERFTVDDAQGLANFAIDRGLGRVSMWSINRDAPCQGTFANVVVHSNTCSGVDQESLAFSKVFAGLPGKGSSGDKQDSVEIPDQAATVDDPKTSPYPIWRLTALYVTGYKVVWHGVVYEAKWANSGNDPSAAPPAGTQTAWSVIGPVNPVDKAPTPVPLVKDVTKQWTPDSTYKRGGRVLYNDLPYEARWNTKGEAPSTEFPTDADDPWLPLFNVPGEPSTN